The DNA segment TTCTGCCGGATTGATGGCAATACCTGCCTTAATGCCCTTTGCTTTAATCGCTTGGAGGGTACGGCTCAGGTGGGCGGTTGTCTGTGGGTGAACCGTCAGGATATCTGCGCCGGCATCGAAAAAGACATTGATATACTGCTCCGGATGTTCAATCATGAGATGCACATCAAAGGGAATAGTGCTAAGCTTTCGCAAATCCTTTACAATATCCGGCCCAAAGCTGATGTTAGGCACATAATTGCCATCCATAATATCCACATGGACATAATCGGCAGGTCCTTCATTTAAGACATCAAAATTCTGCTTCATGTTGGAAAAATCACATGAAAGAATGGATGGTGCTATCATTTTCGCTCCTCATCTGATAATTCATTGTAGATTTGTAAATATGTGTCGTAGCGTTCTTCCGAAATCATCCCTGCCATAACCGCCTCTTTCACAGCACAATCCGGCTCGTGAATATGCTTACAGTCCATAAATCGACAGCCTTCCTTGTATTTTCTAAACTCTCGGTAATAGTTGTGCAGATCGGCGGGGCCAATATCCAGCTTCATACTGGAAAAACCTGGTGTGTCAAAGATAAAGGTTGCGTCACTTCCGGAGAAAATCTCCACATGACGAGTAGTGTGCACCCCTCGCCGTGTCTTTTCCGACACCCCGCCTACTTTAATCTCCTTACCTAAGAGATTGGAGATAATAGTCGACTTGCCCGCTGCAGAGACCCCCGAGAGAGCTGTCGTTTTGCCGCGTACATATTCTCTGAGCAGATCAATGGTAAAAGTGTACTTGTAAGATATGAGGAAGGTTTTAAAGCCTGCCCCCCGATAGATTTTAAGCAGGTGTTCAGCGCTGTCCTTATCTAAGTCATATTTGTTAATCGCAATAAGAATATCCACCTCATCTTCATAAGATGCAATAACCTTATCTACCAAGTTTAAATTATACTGAGGGTCCTTAGTTGGGATCACCACCAGCACCTGATCTACGTTGGCAACCTGAGGACGTTTTAATACATTGTGTCGAGGAAGCACTTCAGTGATGTAGCCCAGATCATTTTCCATACGAAAGACCACATTGTCACCTACAATAGGTTTAATAGCTTCATTTCTAAAGTTGCCTCGGGCCCTGGCAGTATATTCTATGTCCTCGGAGAGTACCGTATAGAAACCGCCTGTCAGCTTTATGATTTTTCCTTCCATAGCCTCTCCCTATTTAATCACTTCATCCCTAACAGTGGTACCATCAAGAATGACTTCAATCCTGTCGCCGGATTTAGCATAGTCGAGATTTTGCACAAAGTCATCCGTTAAGTTTTGATAGTCAGCCAAAGTATACTCTTTACCGTCTTTTGTGTAACGTTTGATGACAAGAGAATGTGATTCATCATCATCCGGGATATCCACGCGTACCTGGCTCATGCTCGGTCTGTCGTCCTGTGTTTCCGATTCATCGGTACTGCTTTCCGTTTGCGGTCCTTTGCTCACAAAAAGTTCAATGGTGGTACCGGCTTTTTGCACGCCTTTCGGATTGTAATCGGTCACATCCCCCACGTCGACTTTTGAAGAGTTCACTTCAGTAATTTTCACTTCAAAGCCCAGTCGTTCCAAAGTCTTTTTTGCATCATCGCCGTTGATACCCACAGTATTAACGACTTCTTCAGGTTCGGCTTCCTCTTCACCCTTAGAAATGATCAACACAACTTTACTTCCCTTTTCCACGTCTCGACCGGCTTCCGGCTCCTGACGAATAATGAAATCTTCTTCCACTTCTGTAGACGCTTCATTTTGAATATCGCCAATGACGAGTCCGGCACTCTTCAGTAAACTTTCAGCCTGTTCTAAATTCTTGCCAGCCAAGTTCGGCATTTCGACGGTGTTGATGATACGGTTAATGGTGACTTTCACCGTGTCACCTTGCTTTAACTGCTCGCCTGCCTTTGGTATTTGATCCAATATTTCCCTATCATCATAGTCCGAATTCTCTTCGGTAGCGCTCACTTCAAGGACCAAACCAAGTTTTTCCAATTCAGCTTTCGCATCTTCATCAGTTTTACCAATGATTTCAGGTACTTTCACAACTTGATCTGTCGCCGATATATCGTCGCCACTTGATTTTAAAGCATTCGGTACGACTACAATGATAAGAAAGATAAGCAAAACAGCGCACAAAATACCCAAGATACTCGGTAAAGCAGATTTTCCACGCTTAGTACTCTTTGCATTTCGAGCACTGCGTTCAACATGCTTCGCCTCCATATGACGATTGCCTCGACGCACAACTCGTTTGTCAGTAGCGTCAAAGGCGGAAGTCCCAGCAGCAACGCCTGCATAGCGAAAGTCCGGTGAACTTTCTGTTTTAAACGAAGGATCCGTCCGTCCCAGTTGAATGGATTTAATATCTTTTAAAAGTTCACTGACATCATTGTAGCGATCATCAGGATCCTTTTGCGTCATTTTTGCCACAATAGCATCTGAGGCCGCGGAAATCCCGTGGACAATGCTTGAGGGAACCGGCATATTGCCTTGGACTTGCATAAGCGCTACCGATACAGGATTATCCGCATCAAAAGGCACGCGCCCGGTAAGCATTTCAAAGAGTACAATACCGAGGGAATAGATGTCAGAACGATGGTCAATCTTAGCCCCTCTCGCCTGTTCAGGTGAAAAATAGTGAACGGAACCCATGATGGAATTTGTCGCCGTCATCGTGGCATTATCTGCCACACGAGCAATCCCGAAATCTGTCACCTTAACAATGTAGTCCTTGGTGACCATAATGTTTTGGCTTTTAATATCTCTGTGAATAATTCCCTTGTTGTGAGCCATGCGCAGTGCTTCAGTCATTTGAGCCAGGAAATTAAGGGCTCTTTTTTCAGGAATATGTCCTTCATCGGCAATCAGTTCTTTTAACGTTTTGCCGTCGATATATTCCATGACAATATAATGCACTTTATCGTCATCGACATCTTCTGTCCCCACATCATAAATACTTACAATGTTCGGGTGCGAGATACTTGCCGCAGCCAGAGACTCTCGGCGAAATTTCCGTATGAAGTTGTTGTCGTCATTGTACTCTGCTTTTAGAACCTTCACGGCGACGATACGGTCCAACTTATGGTCATGAGCCTTATAGACATCCCCCATACCGCCGGTGCCAATTTTTTCTAAAATTTCGTATCGATTTCCAAGTAATTTACTGATCATAGCCCACCTACTTCAAATCTATAATAATAAAGGTTATATTGTCCAATCCGCCACTGTCCAGTGCCAATTGCAACAGTTCGTTCGCCGCACTGTCCGAGTCTTTCTCCAAGAGAATGGAAAGAATCTCATCACCGACCATATTGCTCAGCCCGTCACTACAAAGAAGCAGTTTGTCAATAGACTGCTCTTTCCAATCGAGATGTTGCACCGCAACATTCAGCGATGCGGTGGTCCCCAATGCGCGAGTGATGATGTTTTTCTTCGGATGATTTTGGGCTTCTTCTTTGGTAATTTCTCCAATCGTCACCAAGTAATTGACATAAGAGTCATCCACAGTCAGCTGTTTAAATTCAGCACCTTTACTGTAAATACGGCTGTCGCCCACATTGGTAAAATACAGCACGTCATCTTTAACATATACAAGACTCAGGGTCGTTCCCATGCCTCGTTTGGACAAATCCGCTACAGACAGGTCGTAGACTTTTTTATTGGCTGCCTCCACTGCATTCTGGATATCACCACTTAGCTCTACAGGCTGACTAAAATCAGAACTGAGAGCTTCCTCTATGACGGTGACAGCTGTTTGTGATGCAATTTCACCGGCCAGATGACCACCCATACCGTCTGCCACAATATATAAGGGCGAATGTTCTGTAGCATAGTAATAATCTTCGTTGATTTCACGAACATTGCCTATATGATGTTTGACAACAAACTTCATAATATGCCTCCTTCAAAGTTACGGCGAAGTTGGCCGCACGATGCACTGATGTCACTGCCCAGTTCTCTACGAATGGTGACTTCAGCGCCCAATCGTTCCAATTCTTTTTTAAAGGATTGAATCGCCTCAGCCGTCGAGCGGCCCTTATCATACTCTTCAATGGCGTTGAGTGGAATGAGATTGATGTGTGCACGGAGGCCTTTGAGCAAGCTGTATAATGCAACAGCATGGTCTCGAGTGTCATTTTCGCCGGCAATAAGAGTATATTCAAAAGTGATTCGACTGGACGTCGCTTCACTATACCTCTTAGCCGCAGCGATAAGCTCTTCCAAGTTGTACTTACGGTTAATAGGCATAATGTCCGACCTCAAGTCGTTGTAAGGTGAGTGAAGGGAAATGGCCAAAGTAATTGGGAGTCCTTCCCGAGCCAACTTATCAATACCGTCCACCACGCCGCAAGTCGACAGCGTCATATTCCGATAACTGGTGTGATGCCCTTGCGGATGATGGAGCAGTTTTAAAAACTTAAGGACATTGTCATAATTGTCCATCGGTTCGCCACTGCCCATGAGAATCACATTACTCACCTTAATGTGATAGGCAGCTTCCACTGTATAGACTTGACGGAGCATTTCTGCCGACGTCAAATTGCGTACTAAACCTTTCTTAGTTGATGCACAAAAGACACAACCCATGCGGCATCCCACTTGGGTTGAAATACACTGTGAGTAGCCATGCTTATAATGCATCAACACCCCTTCGATCAAGTTGCCGTCGTTCAGCTCGAAAAGAAACTTCTTAGTATCGTCCAGTTTGGATACATAGGTGCGAAAGATCTTCGCATCATCCACCCTCGGAATCTGATTGATAAAATTTTTCGGCAGATTTGAATGTTCCAAATCCACACGGCCACTCTTATTGAAAAAGGTAAAGAGCTGCTTGCCTCGAAACTTTTTTTCACCATGTGCCTCGGCATAGGCCTCCAATTCCTCCGGTGTTAAATTGTTTATGCTCATCGAACACGCACCAACTTTGTCATACTAAATCCATCGGTCCCATCCCGATGCGGATAGAGTTTGTAGGTCATCGCTCCTTCAATCGGCATTACTACAAACTGTGGGTTGTCATTAAGAAATGCTTCGACGACCGCTTCATTTTCTTCAGTCGTCATCGTGCAAGTAGTGTAGAGAATTTCTCCATTTATTCTAACATATTTGGCAGCATTAGATAGTAAGCGGCTTTGAATCTTTGATAAACCTTTAATATCTTCCGGTGTCCGATTGAATTTTATTTCCGGCTTTCTTCGAATCAGTCCAAGCCCTGAACACGGCGCATCCAATAACACAAGGTCAAAGCGATTTTTGAAATGCTCATTATAAATTTCTCCATTGCCTAAGAAGACCCTGTCGGAATTCAAACCCATGCGCTTCAAGTTGGATTTAAGGCGCTCCACTTTATTTTTCGAGACATCGCCGCTGTAAATTTGAGCGTCAGGATAACAAAGCTGGGTGGCAATCGTCTTGCCTCCCGGTGCTGCACACATATCGAGAACTTTCTTCGGCGGATCCGCCTTTTCCGCCACCAGCATTGAAGCTTCGTCCTGTACATAAAAATAACCTTTATTAAACAAGTCCGTTTCAAACAATCCGGCTGCTTCCGGCACACGAAGTCCAAACGCGGAACGTTGTGTCGGCTCGGTTTTAAAACCGGAGGTCGCTAACAACTTTGCCAACGCCTCCCTAGAAATTTTATTGGTGTTCACTCGAATGCATACTTCCGGTTTCTGATTGTTGGCTCGAAGGAGCGCTTCGACAAATTCGACATCGTGATCGTTTAAAAAATATTCAACCCACGTCACAGGATGTGAAGTTTGAATGGACAGCCGATCCACTAAAGACAAATCGTCCGTATAAAATTCTGAAGCTACAATGGCATCTTTATCTCTAACTATGGCTCGCAGCACAGCATTCGTAAATCCAACACTGCCTTTGTTGCCATAGCGTTTGGCAAGCTTGACACCTTCGTCGACCACCGCATGATCTGGCACGCCGTCTAAGAAAAACAGTTGATAGACACTCAGCATGAGGATATTGAGAATCATCGGGTGAATTTTTTTTAGTCGTAGTGAAGAATGCTTGCGAATCACATTGGTGAGAAGAAGCTTATTTTGCACCACGCCGGTTGCAATGGCAACTGTGAGGTGATAGTCAGAACTGCTCATATCACGTTTCGCTATAGCTAACTGTTCATTTAAAAAAGCGCCTTTATTTAAGACGTCGTCAATAATTAAAAGCGCTTTATGTCTGGTGTCTTTCATATTATCTATCCCTTGAAATAGCAAGTAGTCTGAGAAGTTGTGCGATAGCCATCACAGTCGAGGCCACATAGGTCATAGCTGCAGCTGATAACACTTGACGTGAACCGGCCAAGGCATCCCTATCCATCACATAGGCCAGCTCTTCCTGTGCACGTTTGGACGCATTGAGTTCCACAGGTAAGGTGACAATGGTAAAAAGCACAGCTATAGCGAAGAGGGCAATACCCAATTGTACCAGCACCCGCGAGAATACCAATCCCATAATCACGAGAAAAATCCCAAAATTAGACCCGAGATTCGCTGCAGGGATGAGTAAGCTTCGTAGCCCAAGAGGTTTGTAACCTTCGCTGTGCTGAATCGCATGACCCACTTCGTGGGCGGCAATGCCTAAAGACGCTACACTGCTTCCCTGATAGACTTGCGGCGACAAATTTAGACGCCGCGTCGAAGGGTCATAGTGATCGGTGAGTGTTCCTTGAACACTTCCAATCGTCACATCGTAAAGACCGTGGCGATTTAGAATGTCGCGCGCCACTTCTGCGCCGCTCTTTCCAGTTCGAGAATCTATTTTGCTGTACTTGGCATACGTACTTTTGACTTTAAATTGGGCCCAAAATAATAGCAGTAATGCCGGCACGACATAGATAAAGTACGTTGAGTAATAACCGTTATACATGGTTCCCTCCTATAAGCGTTTCATCCAGTTGATGACCCCGGAGAAATGCAGCGCTGTCCATTTCTTTTTTACCGGGCATTTGAAGCCTGTCAATGACAACTGTGCCCTTTCCGGTTTGCAGTTTAAGCTCTGAAGTCAAAGTCCCTACTGGCTTATGAATGTCCTCATCGACGTGAGCAGCAAAAAGCTTCACCCGCTTGTCCCCTAAGCTTAGGTAGGCGCCCCCGCGATGGGACAAGCCACGAATTAAATTCACAATGGATTGGGCACCGGCAGATACATCAATACTTCCCGTTTGAGGTGTAATCTTGTCAGCATAGGTGAAATCTTCTCCTTGCGGTGTGAAATGTGCTCGACCGGCTTCTAAAGCTTCTAAAAATTCTAAAATAGCAACAGCCCCCAACTCCGAAAGTGCTTTAGTAAGCGAACGCCCGTCATGCGATGTGATGTCTAAAGTCTTGACAAGCGCCACATCCCCAGTATCCAATCCCGCGTCCATTTTCATAATACTCACACCTGTACATGTATCGCCTTGTATCAGAGCGCGTTCAATAGGTGCCGCGCCCCGCAGTTTAGGAAGCAGCGACCCATGAATGTTGAAACATCCCAAAGGTGTCAGCTCCAAAAGTGTCGGCTTTAAAATTTGACCGTAAGCCACCACTACCATGGCATCAGCTCCAACCTGTCGAAAGACATCCAGACTTTCATCGCTGTTCACATCTTCCGGTTGATAGACATCGATGCCTAACTCCAAAGCCTTGACCTTCACCTCAGAAGGTTTTAAGGCCTTGCCACGACCTCGTCGCCGATCGACCTGGGTGACGACAAGAGCCACATCATGTTTAGATGCCAGCGCTTCAAGAGGTTGTACCGCAAACTCCGGCGTTCCCATAAAAATTAATTTCATTGGTCTTGTCCTGAATCATCAATATAGACGACATCTTGCGCCTTATCGGTATAGAGAATGCCGTCCAAATGATCCATTTCATGTTGAATAATTCGAGCGACAAAATCCTCAGCTTCCAAGACGTCGTTTTCCATGGTGTCATTCATAAACTTCACTTTGACCTTTTGGAAGCGATGCACTTGACCTTGACGCCGAGGCACGCTCAGACAGCCTTCAACGCCCAACTCATCACCTTCCGATGCAATAAGCTCCGGATTGATAAGGTGAAATTTGTGACCTTCCCTGTCATCAATAACAAGCAGTCGCTTCAATTTACCCACTTGCACCGCCGCGAGGCCTACCCCGTCAGCAGCATACATGGTCTCATACATATCCTCGATAAGCTCTTTGATACGCTCGTCCACTTGCGTTACCGGACGAGAAGTCCGACGTAACATAGGATCATCATCCGTGCGAATTTTTAATATTGCCATACTACTCCTTTGTTATTGCTTAAAATCTATCTGTAAATAGGTATTGTTTTTTACATAATCTTTACTTTCTTCTAATACCCTATTTAAAACCTCTAGTAACTTGCTTCGGTCTCGAGGCGCCACTTTAAGGGTAAATTTTGCCCGATACACGTTATTGATTTTAGGTAAAGTAATGATCCTGGAATGCTGAACCTGAAAATCTTTAATCTCTTCACCGATCTTCTCAAGGCTTACCTCAGCAAGAGACTGAACACGATCCATGGTGTCGCCTTTGAACTCAAGATTGATAATTTCAACAAACGGAGGATAATGAAAGGCTTTTCTTTGTTGAATCTCCTCCTCATAAAAGCCTATGTAATCGTGATTCTTCGCATAGGTGATGGCATAATTCTCGGGAGTGTAGGTCTGGATAATGACATTGCCCCGCATAATGCCGCGCCCGGCTCGCCCTGCTACTTGCGTGAGCAGATCAAAAGTTACTTCCTCCGCCTTATAGTCGGCAATGTTAAGTGACAGATCCGCCGCGATGACGCCTACCAAAAGCACGTTTTTAAAATCCAAACCCTTGGCAAGCATTTGTGTGCCGATGAGGATATCCCCCTCACCATGTTTCATCATGTCATAG comes from the Peptoniphilus equinus genome and includes:
- the rpe gene encoding ribulose-phosphate 3-epimerase, translated to MIAPSILSCDFSNMKQNFDVLNEGPADYVHVDIMDGNYVPNISFGPDIVKDLRKLSTIPFDVHLMIEHPEQYINVFFDAGADILTVHPQTTAHLSRTLQAIKAKGIKAGIAINPAESLDVLNYTIQDLDLILIMSVNPGFGGQSFITTALDKIKAVRKLIDEKNPSCLLEVDGGIKLNNAQAVYDAGADIIVAGSAIFGATDPLDALKQFRELRP
- the rsgA gene encoding ribosome small subunit-dependent GTPase A; translated protein: MEGKIIKLTGGFYTVLSEDIEYTARARGNFRNEAIKPIVGDNVVFRMENDLGYITEVLPRHNVLKRPQVANVDQVLVVIPTKDPQYNLNLVDKVIASYEDEVDILIAINKYDLDKDSAEHLLKIYRGAGFKTFLISYKYTFTIDLLREYVRGKTTALSGVSAAGKSTIISNLLGKEIKVGGVSEKTRRGVHTTRHVEIFSGSDATFIFDTPGFSSMKLDIGPADLHNYYREFRKYKEGCRFMDCKHIHEPDCAVKEAVMAGMISEERYDTYLQIYNELSDEERK
- the pknB gene encoding Stk1 family PASTA domain-containing Ser/Thr kinase, whose protein sequence is MISKLLGNRYEILEKIGTGGMGDVYKAHDHKLDRIVAVKVLKAEYNDDNNFIRKFRRESLAAASISHPNIVSIYDVGTEDVDDDKVHYIVMEYIDGKTLKELIADEGHIPEKRALNFLAQMTEALRMAHNKGIIHRDIKSQNIMVTKDYIVKVTDFGIARVADNATMTATNSIMGSVHYFSPEQARGAKIDHRSDIYSLGIVLFEMLTGRVPFDADNPVSVALMQVQGNMPVPSSIVHGISAASDAIVAKMTQKDPDDRYNDVSELLKDIKSIQLGRTDPSFKTESSPDFRYAGVAAGTSAFDATDKRVVRRGNRHMEAKHVERSARNAKSTKRGKSALPSILGILCAVLLIFLIIVVVPNALKSSGDDISATDQVVKVPEIIGKTDEDAKAELEKLGLVLEVSATEENSDYDDREILDQIPKAGEQLKQGDTVKVTINRIINTVEMPNLAGKNLEQAESLLKSAGLVIGDIQNEASTEVEEDFIIRQEPEAGRDVEKGSKVVLIISKGEEEAEPEEVVNTVGINGDDAKKTLERLGFEVKITEVNSSKVDVGDVTDYNPKGVQKAGTTIELFVSKGPQTESSTDESETQDDRPSMSQVRVDIPDDDESHSLVIKRYTKDGKEYTLADYQNLTDDFVQNLDYAKSGDRIEVILDGTTVRDEVIK
- a CDS encoding Stp1/IreP family PP2C-type Ser/Thr phosphatase: MKFVVKHHIGNVREINEDYYYATEHSPLYIVADGMGGHLAGEIASQTAVTVIEEALSSDFSQPVELSGDIQNAVEAANKKVYDLSVADLSKRGMGTTLSLVYVKDDVLYFTNVGDSRIYSKGAEFKQLTVDDSYVNYLVTIGEITKEEAQNHPKKNIITRALGTTASLNVAVQHLDWKEQSIDKLLLCSDGLSNMVGDEILSILLEKDSDSAANELLQLALDSGGLDNITFIIIDLK
- the rlmN gene encoding 23S rRNA (adenine(2503)-C(2))-methyltransferase RlmN; amino-acid sequence: MSINNLTPEELEAYAEAHGEKKFRGKQLFTFFNKSGRVDLEHSNLPKNFINQIPRVDDAKIFRTYVSKLDDTKKFLFELNDGNLIEGVLMHYKHGYSQCISTQVGCRMGCVFCASTKKGLVRNLTSAEMLRQVYTVEAAYHIKVSNVILMGSGEPMDNYDNVLKFLKLLHHPQGHHTSYRNMTLSTCGVVDGIDKLAREGLPITLAISLHSPYNDLRSDIMPINRKYNLEELIAAAKRYSEATSSRITFEYTLIAGENDTRDHAVALYSLLKGLRAHINLIPLNAIEEYDKGRSTAEAIQSFKKELERLGAEVTIRRELGSDISASCGQLRRNFEGGIL
- the rsmB gene encoding 16S rRNA (cytosine(967)-C(5))-methyltransferase RsmB, producing MKDTRHKALLIIDDVLNKGAFLNEQLAIAKRDMSSSDYHLTVAIATGVVQNKLLLTNVIRKHSSLRLKKIHPMILNILMLSVYQLFFLDGVPDHAVVDEGVKLAKRYGNKGSVGFTNAVLRAIVRDKDAIVASEFYTDDLSLVDRLSIQTSHPVTWVEYFLNDHDVEFVEALLRANNQKPEVCIRVNTNKISREALAKLLATSGFKTEPTQRSAFGLRVPEAAGLFETDLFNKGYFYVQDEASMLVAEKADPPKKVLDMCAAPGGKTIATQLCYPDAQIYSGDVSKNKVERLKSNLKRMGLNSDRVFLGNGEIYNEHFKNRFDLVLLDAPCSGLGLIRRKPEIKFNRTPEDIKGLSKIQSRLLSNAAKYVRINGEILYTTCTMTTEENEAVVEAFLNDNPQFVVMPIEGAMTYKLYPHRDGTDGFSMTKLVRVR
- a CDS encoding zinc metallopeptidase; the encoded protein is MYNGYYSTYFIYVVPALLLLFWAQFKVKSTYAKYSKIDSRTGKSGAEVARDILNRHGLYDVTIGSVQGTLTDHYDPSTRRLNLSPQVYQGSSVASLGIAAHEVGHAIQHSEGYKPLGLRSLLIPAANLGSNFGIFLVIMGLVFSRVLVQLGIALFAIAVLFTIVTLPVELNASKRAQEELAYVMDRDALAGSRQVLSAAAMTYVASTVMAIAQLLRLLAISRDR
- the fmt gene encoding methionyl-tRNA formyltransferase, with the protein product MKLIFMGTPEFAVQPLEALASKHDVALVVTQVDRRRGRGKALKPSEVKVKALELGIDVYQPEDVNSDESLDVFRQVGADAMVVVAYGQILKPTLLELTPLGCFNIHGSLLPKLRGAAPIERALIQGDTCTGVSIMKMDAGLDTGDVALVKTLDITSHDGRSLTKALSELGAVAILEFLEALEAGRAHFTPQGEDFTYADKITPQTGSIDVSAGAQSIVNLIRGLSHRGGAYLSLGDKRVKLFAAHVDEDIHKPVGTLTSELKLQTGKGTVVIDRLQMPGKKEMDSAAFLRGHQLDETLIGGNHV
- the def gene encoding peptide deformylase: MAILKIRTDDDPMLRRTSRPVTQVDERIKELIEDMYETMYAADGVGLAAVQVGKLKRLLVIDDREGHKFHLINPELIASEGDELGVEGCLSVPRRQGQVHRFQKVKVKFMNDTMENDVLEAEDFVARIIQHEMDHLDGILYTDKAQDVVYIDDSGQDQ